Proteins from one Entomospira culicis genomic window:
- the lon gene encoding endopeptidase La, whose translation MQEKNLIPAQLAMPMRLPVIALLNKPIFPGIFLPMMINTPADLRAVELAEEAGGFVGLLLVKESHEETRTKESFYEVGVVAKIMKKVNLPDGSLNIFIATQKRFRVVKFVSKEVPFVVAVKYLDEIGDKNSNELKAMVRSLLQEMKSVSENNPFFNEEIRLNMLNIDEPGKIADVITSMLNIDREKLQEMVEILDIKERLERALMFIKREQEVSRIQQKVSKQLNERIEKSQREYFLREELKAIKAELGENNGDPKSMEVERFREAIAKLELTGEVKEQVERELEKFTMIEPNSSEYSVIRNYLDLIITLPWHATLNEAIDLAKGRQILDEDHYGLEDVKERILEYLAVRKLKQDAKGSIICLVGPPGVGKTSIGRSIARALGREFFRFSVGGMRDEAEIKGHRRTYVGAMPGKFIQGMKVVKSRNPVFMIDEIDKLGVSYQGDPAGALLEVLDPEQNATFRDNYLDLPFDLSDVMFIATANTLDTIPHPLLDRMEVIRLSGYTEDEKVEIAKRYIIPKSLKKSGLDKTHVRYDRSALKAIALGYAREAGMRHYEQLIDRIHRKVAKKVALNEAEELPIKITESSLEIYLKRAPFKDEETKKITRPGMVVGLAWTAFGGDTLMIEAVALPGKGGLQLTGQMGDVMKESATIAYTYARLYLANKGKDSDQRDFFDKHTIHLHIPAGATPKDGPSAGITMASAMISLALGKQVKKGLAMTGELSLVGNVLAIGGLKEKSLAARRLKIKEVIIPKANTKDLQEIPEHVKENILFHPVDRMDKVIELLFSEE comes from the coding sequence ATTGCCCTGTTGAATAAGCCGATTTTTCCGGGGATATTTTTGCCGATGATGATTAATACTCCGGCGGATTTGCGGGCGGTGGAGTTGGCCGAGGAGGCGGGGGGCTTTGTTGGTTTACTTTTGGTTAAGGAGAGCCACGAGGAGACGAGGACAAAGGAGAGTTTTTACGAGGTGGGCGTGGTCGCAAAGATCATGAAGAAGGTCAACCTGCCTGATGGATCGCTCAATATCTTTATTGCCACGCAGAAGCGTTTTCGGGTAGTTAAGTTTGTCAGTAAAGAGGTGCCTTTTGTCGTGGCGGTTAAGTATTTGGATGAGATTGGCGATAAAAATTCCAACGAACTTAAAGCCATGGTGCGCTCCCTTCTCCAAGAGATGAAGAGCGTCAGCGAGAATAATCCCTTCTTTAATGAAGAGATTCGCCTCAACATGCTCAACATTGACGAACCCGGTAAGATCGCCGACGTAATCACCTCGATGCTCAATATCGATCGTGAAAAGCTCCAAGAGATGGTTGAAATTTTAGACATCAAAGAGCGCCTTGAGCGTGCCCTCATGTTCATTAAGCGCGAACAGGAGGTCTCACGCATCCAGCAAAAAGTGAGCAAACAGCTCAACGAGCGTATCGAAAAGAGCCAGCGCGAGTACTTTTTACGCGAAGAACTTAAAGCAATCAAAGCAGAGTTGGGCGAGAATAACGGCGATCCTAAGAGTATGGAGGTTGAGCGTTTTCGCGAGGCAATTGCCAAGCTAGAACTAACAGGCGAGGTTAAAGAGCAGGTGGAGCGCGAGTTAGAGAAATTCACCATGATTGAGCCCAACTCTTCGGAGTATAGCGTAATTCGCAACTACCTCGATTTAATTATCACCTTGCCATGGCACGCCACGCTTAACGAGGCGATTGACTTGGCAAAAGGTCGACAAATTTTGGACGAAGATCACTATGGCTTGGAGGATGTCAAAGAGCGTATTTTAGAGTATCTTGCCGTGCGCAAGCTTAAACAAGATGCCAAAGGATCGATTATCTGTTTGGTTGGCCCTCCCGGTGTCGGTAAGACGAGCATTGGGCGTAGCATTGCCCGTGCCTTGGGGCGCGAATTCTTTCGTTTTAGTGTGGGTGGTATGCGCGATGAGGCCGAAATTAAGGGGCATCGACGCACTTACGTAGGCGCAATGCCGGGTAAGTTTATTCAAGGGATGAAGGTGGTCAAGTCGCGCAACCCTGTCTTCATGATCGACGAGATCGATAAGCTGGGGGTTAGCTACCAAGGCGATCCTGCAGGCGCTCTGCTTGAGGTGCTCGACCCTGAACAGAACGCTACCTTTCGCGATAATTACCTCGATCTTCCCTTCGATCTCTCGGATGTGATGTTTATCGCCACGGCCAACACCCTCGATACCATCCCGCATCCGCTCCTCGACCGTATGGAGGTGATTCGCTTATCGGGCTACACCGAAGATGAAAAGGTCGAGATCGCCAAGCGTTATATTATCCCCAAGAGCCTCAAGAAGAGCGGTTTAGATAAGACGCACGTGCGTTATGATCGCAGTGCCTTGAAAGCGATTGCGTTAGGTTACGCCAGAGAGGCGGGTATGCGCCATTACGAGCAACTGATCGACCGTATTCATCGTAAAGTAGCCAAAAAAGTTGCGCTCAACGAGGCGGAAGAGTTGCCCATCAAGATCACCGAATCTAGCTTGGAGATTTATCTTAAGCGCGCACCGTTTAAAGATGAAGAGACCAAAAAGATCACCCGTCCAGGTATGGTGGTGGGCTTGGCATGGACGGCCTTTGGCGGTGATACGCTTATGATTGAAGCCGTCGCACTACCGGGTAAAGGTGGCTTACAACTTACGGGTCAGATGGGTGATGTGATGAAGGAGTCGGCCACAATCGCCTACACCTACGCACGTCTCTACCTTGCCAATAAAGGGAAAGATAGCGACCAGCGCGACTTCTTCGATAAGCATACGATCCATTTACATATCCCTGCAGGTGCTACGCCCAAAGATGGCCCTAGTGCCGGTATCACCATGGCAAGTGCCATGATTAGCTTGGCGCTAGGTAAGCAGGTGAAAAAGGGTTTAGCGATGACGGGTGAATTAAGCTTGGTGGGTAATGTCTTAGCCATTGGTGGGCTTAAAGAGAAGAGCCTGGCTGCCCGTCGCTTAAAAATTAAAGAGGTGATTATCCCCAAGGCCAACACCAAGGATTTACAAGA